CGGCGAGCACGCTCGCGTCGCCGTAGAGGTTCGGCAGCGCGCGCAGCGCGGCACGCGTATCGGCGCCGAGATCGTCGGTGAGTTCGTTCAGCAGCGGCACGTCCTTGCCCGACAGCGCGTCGTACAGCGACTCGCCGCGCTCGGCGGCCTGCGCGTCGCGCGCCAGCAGCGCCGCGAGCACGCCCGCGTGACCGAGGTCGAGGCGGATGCGCGACAGGCCCGCGAGGTGCAGCGCGTCGAGCATCAGTTGCTGGATCTCGAGATCGGCTTCCAGCCCCGCGTGCCCGTAGATTTCGGCGCCGATCTGGATCTGCTCGCGGGTCGCGTGCAGGCCGCGCGGACGCGTATGCATCACATGGCCCGCGTAGCAGAGGCGCGTCACGCCCTGACGGTTCAACAGGTGCGCGTCGATCCGCGCGACCTGCGGCGTGATGTCCGCGCGCAGGCCGAGCGTGCGACCCGACAACTGGTCGACCAGCTTGAAGGTGCGCAGGCGCAGATCGGCGCCGCCGCTCGTCAGCAGCGATTCGAGATACTCGAGCAGCGGCGGCATCACCATTTCGTAGCCATACGAACGGAAGCGGTCGAGCAGCCTGCGGCGCAGCTCCTCGATCTTGCGCGCTTCCGACGGCAGCACGTCGGCGATATTCTCGGGAAGTAACCAGGTCGACATCGGTACGGTCCTACGACGGGAAACGGCGCGCGACACGCGCGCCGCGAGTTGAATCGGAACTTCGAAATCGGGCGGAACGAACGGCGGATGCGCCGTCCGGATCGGGGCTCCGTCAGGTCGCGAGCAGCAGCAGCACAAGCCCGAGCACCATCACGATCAGCCCGCCGATCCGGATATGATGCGGCGGCCGCTCGGCTATTCTACGAAACGTGTCGCGCCAGGCGACGGGAAACACGAAGGGGAACGCCCCCTCGATGATCAGCATCAGCGCTACTGCGAGCAACAACGAGCCAGCCAGGTCCATGCGAGCGACGGCGCCGCTCGACGCGGCGCCCCAAGGTCAATGTTTGCGGGGAGCAGGCGCCGCCGGTGCGGCACCGCCCGTCGGGCTGCGCATGAAGCGGAAGAACTCGCTGTCGGGATCGACGACGATGATGTCGTTGCGCTTGAACGTATTCCGGTAGGCCTGCAGGCTCGCGTAGAACTGATAGAACTGCGGATCGCGGCCGAACGCATCGGCGGCGATCGTCGCGGCCTTCGCATCGCCCTCGCCCTTGATCGTCTGCGCGGACTTGTATGCGTTCGCGAGCACGGCCTGCTGCTCGCGTTCGGCGTCGGCCTTGATCTGCTCGACGTCGGCCGCACCTTGCGCACGCACCTGGGCCGCCTGGTCGCGCAACGCGCCGATCATCCGTTGATAGACGGCGTCCGTCTGCGCGGCCGGCAGGTCGACACGCGTCAGCTGGACGTCGACGACGTCGACGCCGAAACCGGACGCTTGCGCCTTCGCCGCATCGCGCGCCGCATCGGCGATCGCACGCTGACCGCCGAGGGCATCGTCGAGCGCGCGCTTGCCGAATGCGTCGCCGAGCGCGCTCTTCAGCGCGCCCGACAGTCGTTCGACCGCCGCGGCCGGATCGCCGCCCGTCGCCGTGAAATATTTCATCGGATCGCTGATCCGGTACTTCACCGCATACGCGACGAGCAGGTCATGCTTGTCTTCGGTTGCCAGCTGCAGCGGATCGGCCGACTCGAGCGACTGCAGGCGCGTGTCGATCAGCGTGGCCGTCTGCAGCGGCGGCGGCAGCTTGAAGTGGACGCCGGGGCCCGCGAGTTCCGGCTGCGTACCGTCGCGCCCCGACAGCACGGCCGCATGGCGCGGATCGACGGTCAGGACCGTCGACGATGCCGCGAAGGCAACGATCACGATTGCGACGACGAGCGCAATGATTCGGTTCATGTTCTGCGCTCCCTGTTACTTCGTATCGTCTTCACGCGACCGGCTGCGAAACGCGTCGCGCGATCGCAGCACGTCGACACCCGACGCGGTGGCGGCCGGTGCGGCGCTCGCCGGCGCGGCAGCGGCTGCCGAGGGCGCCGTTGCGGCCGGTGCGGACGCCGCATCGGGCACGGATGCGCCGGTCGACGCCGCGGCGTTTTGCCGCCCCTGCTCGACGAGCTTGTCGAGCGGCAGATACACGACGCTGTTGCCGCCCTTGTTGCCGACGAACACCTTCGTCGCGTTCGAATAGATTTCCTGCATCGTCTCGAGGTACATCCGCTCGCGGATAACCGCCGGCGCCTTCGAGTACTGCGCGTAGACCTGCTTGAAACGGTCCGCGTCGCCTTCGGCTTCGGTGACCACGCGATCGGCATACGCCTTCGCTTCGTCGATGAGCTTCGCCGCATCGCCCTGCGCCTTCGGCAGCAGGTCGCTTGCATACGCCTGCGCGGCGCGCTTCGCGGCCTCGCGCTCGTCCCGCGCCTTCGCGACTTCGGCGTACGCGGCCTGGGTCTGCTCGGGCGCCGCGACGCTCTGCATCGTGACGGCCGTCACCTCGAGCCCCGACTGGTAGCGGTCGAGGTCGCGCTGGATCGCGGTGGAAAGCTGCTCGCGCAGCGCATCGCGATCCTGGTTCAGCATGTCGGCCGCGCTACGCGTGCCGACGATCGCGCGCACCGCGGCCTGCGCGGCCTGCGACACGCTGCGCTCGGGATCGACGCTGCGGAACAGGTAATCGGTGGCGGAACGAATCCGGTACTGGACGATGAAGCGCACGTCGACGATGTCGGCATCGCGCGTCAGCATCGCGGCTTCCTTCACGTTTGCAAGGCGCACGACGTTGTTGCGGCCGATCTCGATCGAGCGCACCTGCGACGTGTCGACGATCTCGTGCGACGCGAACGGATACGGCGCGCGCCAATGCACGCCCTGGCCGACCGTGCCCGACAGCTTGCCGAGCTGCAGCTCGACGCCCGTCTGGCCTTCCTGCACGACGAACAGCCCGCTGCCCGCATACACCGCGACCAGTACGCCGATCACGATGCCGACGCCGACCCGTGCGGCCCGGCCGTTGTCGGGACGGAAGCCGTTGCCGCCCTTGCCGCCGAACAGGCCGCTCAGGCGCCGGTTGAAGTTGCGCCACATCTCGTCGAGATCGGGCGGACCATCGCCGTCGCCGCCTTGCGGACGCTTCGATTCGTTCGCGCGCGGGCGGGACCCGTCCTTGCCATTGCCTTCGCCGCGTCCCCAGCGGGGATCGTTGATCGACAGCAAG
This DNA window, taken from Burkholderia cenocepacia, encodes the following:
- a CDS encoding ATP phosphoribosyltransferase regulatory subunit, which gives rise to MSTWLLPENIADVLPSEARKIEELRRRLLDRFRSYGYEMVMPPLLEYLESLLTSGGADLRLRTFKLVDQLSGRTLGLRADITPQVARIDAHLLNRQGVTRLCYAGHVMHTRPRGLHATREQIQIGAEIYGHAGLEADLEIQQLMLDALHLAGLSRIRLDLGHAGVLAALLARDAQAAERGESLYDALSGKDVPLLNELTDDLGADTRAALRALPNLYGDASVLAEARTRLPVLPEITRALDDLAQLASQAKGVEVAIDLADLRGYAYHSGAMFSAYIDGVPNAIARGGRYDHVGQAYGRSRPATGFSLDLRELARISPVEARGTAILAPWAQDDALGAAVAALRDAGEVVIQALPGHDHVLDEFACDRSLVERNGAWVVEPR
- a CDS encoding DUF2065 domain-containing protein codes for the protein MDLAGSLLLAVALMLIIEGAFPFVFPVAWRDTFRRIAERPPHHIRIGGLIVMVLGLVLLLLAT
- the hflC gene encoding protease modulator HflC; its protein translation is MNRIIALVVAIVIVAFAASSTVLTVDPRHAAVLSGRDGTQPELAGPGVHFKLPPPLQTATLIDTRLQSLESADPLQLATEDKHDLLVAYAVKYRISDPMKYFTATGGDPAAAVERLSGALKSALGDAFGKRALDDALGGQRAIADAARDAAKAQASGFGVDVVDVQLTRVDLPAAQTDAVYQRMIGALRDQAAQVRAQGAADVEQIKADAEREQQAVLANAYKSAQTIKGEGDAKAATIAADAFGRDPQFYQFYASLQAYRNTFKRNDIIVVDPDSEFFRFMRSPTGGAAPAAPAPRKH
- the hflK gene encoding FtsH protease activity modulator HflK; the protein is MNEYNERSTWRRMRALLSINDPRWGRGEGNGKDGSRPRANESKRPQGGDGDGPPDLDEMWRNFNRRLSGLFGGKGGNGFRPDNGRAARVGVGIVIGVLVAVYAGSGLFVVQEGQTGVELQLGKLSGTVGQGVHWRAPYPFASHEIVDTSQVRSIEIGRNNVVRLANVKEAAMLTRDADIVDVRFIVQYRIRSATDYLFRSVDPERSVSQAAQAAVRAIVGTRSAADMLNQDRDALREQLSTAIQRDLDRYQSGLEVTAVTMQSVAAPEQTQAAYAEVAKARDEREAAKRAAQAYASDLLPKAQGDAAKLIDEAKAYADRVVTEAEGDADRFKQVYAQYSKAPAVIRERMYLETMQEIYSNATKVFVGNKGGNSVVYLPLDKLVEQGRQNAAASTGASVPDAASAPAATAPSAAAAAPASAAPAATASGVDVLRSRDAFRSRSREDDTK